One genomic segment of Catalinimonas alkaloidigena includes these proteins:
- a CDS encoding DUF6660 family protein, with product MRLLATILSFYVLLLAFMPCADEFSIEDIREQTCQIQDDCGSDEAAHQKSCTPFCHCHCCHSHVTFLEMDWHSQPFSPYSEKHTLYTRQKECIFPFSIFQPPRV from the coding sequence TTGCGACTGCTTGCCACCATATTATCCTTTTATGTGTTGCTACTGGCTTTTATGCCCTGTGCAGACGAATTTTCCATAGAAGACATTCGGGAACAGACCTGCCAGATACAGGATGATTGCGGTTCGGATGAAGCCGCCCATCAAAAGTCCTGTACACCTTTCTGCCACTGTCATTGCTGTCATTCTCATGTTACTTTCTTGGAGATGGACTGGCATTCGCAACCTTTTTCTCCTTACAGTGAGAAGCATACGCTTTACACCAGGCAGAAAGAATGTATTTTTCCCTTCTCTATTTTCCAGCCCCCCAGGGTTTAA
- a CDS encoding DUF3500 domain-containing protein: protein MHKRYTTLLILLSLSFSSFSQSYDPIERVKQDMVDASNQLMSVLYSEQLEKLKHSFDDDERQVWNNLPTHSFLRKGLPLGELNPAQKMALHKLLQTALSEQGYLKVQNIIEQDQNRREEVFEEFGFETNMTMYGHDYYYLTLFGEPSMTSAWGWRFEGHHISLHFTVAPEGISVTPMFVGVDPREITEGPYAGYGFMHTEANVAWELINSFNEQQASQALMEGKMPDDILTREGNEPHTQKATGLEVADMTEKQRADVMALVRAWVYNLVYPLAQQEMDKIEKAGIDKLHFAWSGEKGLHEARYYRIQGPACIIEYDNRSYEYWHIHSLWRNLSEDYGKNVVVGK from the coding sequence ATGCATAAGCGATACACAACCTTACTTATTTTATTAAGCCTTTCATTCAGCAGCTTCAGCCAGTCATATGATCCTATAGAAAGGGTAAAACAGGATATGGTAGACGCCAGCAATCAGCTGATGAGCGTACTATACAGCGAACAACTGGAAAAGCTAAAACACTCTTTTGACGATGATGAGAGGCAAGTATGGAATAACCTGCCTACGCATAGCTTCTTGAGAAAAGGACTACCTCTGGGTGAACTCAACCCGGCACAAAAAATGGCACTGCACAAGCTCTTACAGACGGCTCTGAGCGAACAAGGCTACCTTAAGGTGCAGAACATTATTGAACAGGATCAGAACCGTAGAGAAGAAGTATTTGAGGAATTTGGCTTTGAAACCAATATGACCATGTATGGTCATGACTACTATTACCTGACCCTTTTTGGTGAACCAAGCATGACATCTGCCTGGGGCTGGCGTTTTGAAGGACATCACATTTCGCTGCATTTTACCGTAGCCCCCGAGGGAATAAGTGTTACGCCTATGTTTGTAGGGGTTGATCCCCGGGAAATTACTGAAGGCCCTTATGCCGGATACGGTTTTATGCACACCGAAGCCAATGTTGCCTGGGAGCTGATTAACTCTTTCAACGAACAACAGGCTTCGCAGGCACTGATGGAAGGGAAGATGCCTGACGACATCCTTACCCGGGAAGGGAATGAACCACATACCCAAAAAGCTACAGGCCTAGAAGTAGCTGATATGACTGAGAAGCAGCGGGCAGATGTAATGGCTTTGGTACGGGCCTGGGTCTATAACCTCGTCTATCCACTGGCTCAGCAGGAGATGGATAAGATAGAAAAGGCCGGTATTGACAAGCTACATTTTGCCTGGTCTGGTGAAAAAGGCTTACACGAAGCCCGTTACTATCGTATTCAAGGGCCGGCATGTATTATTGAATACGATAACCGTAGTTATGAATACTGGCATATCCACTCTCTCTGGCGTAATTTATCAGAGGATTATGGAAAGAATGTTGTTGTAGGAAAGTAA
- a CDS encoding Nramp family divalent metal transporter, with translation MLTQENKKLLDNPYVQDSSGIQEPPTRFKDRLKKLGPGFILSAAIVGSGELIATTTLGAEAGFATFWVVIISCLVKVTLQLEFGKHAIYSGETVMYAFNRLPGPKLRGTNWSIWTWLFIQIFKLLQVGGIVGGVAITLNIAFPQVNDAIWAIFAAVLSSLLIFKGYYRFIEKFSISMIGLFTLMTFASLFFLQYTGFALSWDNLLEGLSFNLPPEAVGVAIAAFGITGVGGDEIMYYNYWCLEKGYARFVGPKDDSEAWLGRAKGWIRVMYLDALLSMLVYTIVTAAFYLLGAAVLHQSGLVPEGYEMIESLSRIYTETLGTWAMSIYLFGALIVLFSTLFAALASWTRIFSDAFGQIGWINFYDPKVRKKSIAILAWVFPLCWAVLFIFIKLPVLMILVGGFVTSILLLVVVYAAFQFRYKRLPERLKPSKFYDIALMLSAIVIVAVGVYSIVKVF, from the coding sequence TTGCTTACTCAGGAAAACAAAAAGCTGCTGGACAATCCTTATGTGCAGGATTCATCAGGTATCCAGGAACCTCCGACCCGCTTTAAAGATCGCTTAAAAAAACTTGGCCCTGGCTTTATTCTATCTGCTGCAATCGTAGGTTCTGGTGAACTAATTGCCACTACTACTTTAGGAGCGGAAGCCGGATTTGCCACATTTTGGGTAGTTATCATTTCCTGTCTGGTTAAAGTAACCTTACAACTGGAGTTTGGTAAGCATGCCATCTATTCCGGCGAAACGGTAATGTATGCTTTCAATCGCCTGCCAGGTCCTAAACTAAGGGGCACTAACTGGAGTATCTGGACATGGTTGTTTATCCAGATATTTAAGCTTTTGCAGGTGGGAGGTATCGTAGGGGGGGTGGCCATCACCCTGAATATCGCATTTCCTCAGGTAAATGATGCGATCTGGGCCATATTTGCGGCAGTGCTTTCTTCACTGCTGATCTTCAAAGGTTACTATCGCTTTATAGAAAAGTTTTCTATCAGTATGATTGGCCTGTTTACCCTTATGACTTTCGCTTCTCTTTTCTTTCTTCAATACACTGGCTTTGCATTAAGCTGGGACAATCTGCTGGAAGGCTTGAGCTTTAATTTGCCTCCTGAGGCAGTAGGTGTAGCCATTGCTGCTTTTGGCATCACCGGCGTGGGGGGGGATGAGATCATGTATTATAACTACTGGTGTCTGGAAAAAGGTTATGCACGTTTCGTAGGCCCTAAAGATGATAGTGAAGCGTGGCTAGGCAGGGCTAAAGGCTGGATAAGAGTAATGTATCTGGATGCGCTGCTCTCTATGCTGGTATACACGATAGTTACGGCTGCCTTTTATCTTCTCGGAGCTGCCGTACTCCATCAGTCGGGCCTGGTACCTGAAGGCTACGAAATGATAGAGTCTCTGTCAAGAATCTATACTGAGACATTAGGAACCTGGGCTATGTCCATTTATTTGTTCGGTGCGCTTATCGTATTGTTTTCTACCCTCTTCGCAGCTTTAGCCAGTTGGACACGTATATTTTCGGACGCTTTCGGGCAGATAGGCTGGATCAATTTTTATGATCCGAAAGTAAGGAAAAAGAGCATCGCCATTTTAGCATGGGTGTTCCCGCTTTGTTGGGCAGTGCTCTTTATTTTTATCAAATTACCTGTACTGATGATATTAGTAGGTGGATTTGTGACTTCCATCCTTCTGCTGGTGGTCGTGTACGCTGCCTTTCAGTTTCGCTACAAACGTTTACCAGAGCGGCTTAAACCGAGCAAATTCTATGATATTGCCCTCATGCTCAGTGCAATAGTTATTGTAGCAGTAGGGGTGTATAGTATAGTGAAAGTTTTCTAG